From a single Dehalococcoidales bacterium genomic region:
- a CDS encoding folylpolyglutamate synthase/dihydrofolate synthase family protein, which translates to MRSATTRYQQALDYIYSFIDYERDARPRDAVHYDLRRMGELLSRLGNPHLKRKTAHITGSKGKGSVAAMMASVLTTAGYTTGLFTSPHLHVFNERIRVNDRLISDDELVALVEKIKPEVKKVNDRATYGRLTTFELITALGFAYFEQKEADIQVIEVGLGGRLDATNLVQPDVCVFTSISYDHTDVLGDTLTEIASEKAGIIKPGTVVVTSPQAEEAARVIERACLAADARLVRVGSDVTWQGLGFDSSQQSFQVKGRLGSYQLSIPLLGQHQLQNTATAVAALEVLMEKGLSVSGDNLSGGLARVNWPGRLQVLGRHPLVVVDGAHNPDSARKLRLALEQYFDFDRAILIFGASSDKNIAGIVAELAPLFDEVIATHSIHPRAMPTASVVAEFSRQGVTAQATEDISAALPLALAMAGEKDLICVTGSLFVVAGAIEQAERLIRG; encoded by the coding sequence ATGAGGTCAGCAACTACTCGTTATCAGCAGGCTCTGGACTATATCTACAGCTTTATTGACTATGAAAGGGACGCCCGGCCGCGTGACGCCGTCCACTATGACCTCAGGCGTATGGGGGAGTTGCTATCCCGGCTGGGTAACCCCCATCTGAAAAGGAAGACAGCTCACATTACCGGCAGTAAGGGTAAGGGGAGCGTAGCGGCGATGATGGCTTCAGTGCTTACCACCGCCGGATATACTACCGGGCTGTTCACCTCACCTCATCTTCACGTCTTTAACGAGCGTATCCGGGTCAATGACCGGCTAATCTCTGACGATGAGCTTGTCGCGCTTGTGGAAAAAATCAAGCCCGAGGTTAAGAAGGTGAACGACAGGGCTACCTACGGACGCTTGACCACCTTCGAGCTGATAACGGCTCTGGGCTTTGCCTACTTTGAGCAGAAAGAGGCGGATATCCAGGTGATTGAGGTGGGCCTGGGGGGCAGGCTTGACGCCACCAATCTGGTGCAGCCTGACGTCTGCGTTTTCACCTCGATCAGCTACGATCACACTGACGTACTGGGGGACACCCTGACCGAGATTGCCTCCGAGAAGGCCGGCATCATCAAGCCCGGTACCGTAGTGGTGACCTCCCCTCAGGCTGAGGAAGCCGCCCGGGTAATTGAACGGGCCTGCCTCGCCGCTGACGCCCGGCTGGTCAGGGTGGGCAGTGATGTTACCTGGCAGGGCCTCGGCTTCGACAGTAGTCAGCAATCATTCCAGGTAAAGGGCAGACTGGGCAGTTATCAGTTGTCAATCCCGCTGCTGGGGCAGCACCAGCTACAGAACACGGCTACCGCCGTGGCTGCCCTGGAGGTCTTAATGGAAAAGGGATTGTCTGTGTCCGGGGATAACCTTAGCGGAGGGCTGGCGCGGGTGAACTGGCCGGGGCGGCTACAGGTACTGGGCCGTCACCCGCTGGTGGTGGTTGACGGCGCCCATAATCCTGATTCCGCCCGTAAGCTGAGGCTGGCCCTGGAACAGTATTTTGACTTTGACCGCGCTATTCTGATTTTCGGGGCTTCGTCTGACAAGAATATCGCCGGAATTGTTGCTGAGTTAGCTCCCCTGTTTGATGAAGTAATCGCCACCCACTCCATACATCCCCGGGCAATGCCCACGGCTTCCGTTGTCGCTGAGTTCAGCCGGCAGGGAGTGACGGCACAGGCAACCGAGGATATTTCCGCAGCCCTGCCTCTGGCGCTGGCCATGGCCGGGGAAAAGGACCTCATTTGCGTTACCGGTTCATTGTTCGTGGTTGCCGGGGCGATCGAGCAGGCGGAACGCCTTATCCGTGGCTAA
- the dtd gene encoding D-aminoacyl-tRNA deacylase, protein MKALLQRVSGASVSVDDEEVGRVGRGLVVFVGVAADDTDKDVRYLVPKMIDLRIFPDEGGRFNLSLLDIGGEVLIVSQFTLLADTRKGRRPSFTGAAPPEQAEALFEQFVEQARASGLKVATGRFQQYMRVEIHNDGPVTIMLDSRDKF, encoded by the coding sequence GTGAAGGCATTACTGCAGCGGGTCAGCGGAGCCTCGGTCAGCGTTGATGATGAGGAGGTGGGCAGGGTCGGGCGGGGTCTGGTGGTTTTCGTCGGCGTGGCCGCTGACGATACGGATAAGGACGTCCGTTACCTGGTGCCAAAAATGATTGACCTGCGTATCTTCCCCGATGAAGGGGGCAGGTTCAACCTTTCGCTGCTGGACATTGGCGGGGAGGTGCTGATAGTGAGCCAGTTTACCCTTCTGGCCGATACCAGGAAAGGACGCCGTCCCAGCTTTACCGGGGCGGCGCCGCCGGAGCAGGCAGAAGCTTTATTTGAACAGTTTGTTGAGCAGGCACGCGCCAGCGGGCTGAAAGTGGCTACGGGCCGCTTTCAGCAGTATATGCGGGTGGAAATTCATAATGATGGCCCGGTAACCATAATGCTCGATAGCCGGGACAAATTTTAA
- a CDS encoding MATE family efflux transporter, which yields MVAVKDSPAGKSAFDRDWTSGSIVRNLLSLSWPMVLNESLWVIGMTVDLIWVGQLGPASIAGVGVAGMVVWMLMVARWGLSTGTRAMVARFVGAGDAAGANHVAGQAFAISAVYAVVVTSVGIFLTEPILMLFNLEAAVVSEGAAYMRIQLIGSLAMSLWMMGEAIMQASGDALRPMKITMAARGLHLILDPFLILGWWIFPRMGVSGAATANLIAYVLGMVLTLWILFSGRSRLRLTLRGFRFEAGIIWRIVKIGVPASIMGMARTFGRMMLLRLVTPFGTLAVAAHILAERIEMFLYLPGWGLGMAGGVLVGQNLGAGQPERAEKSGWLAAGLMEGFIIFLALAVMLRAESIISIFNTDPDFVAMASSFIRIEALGYLVLGFVAVLQMTISGSGDTLPPMLISLLMIWVVQVPLSVLLPRVDELGVYGIRWAIVAGNLAGAVAYTAYFRLGRWKRKKV from the coding sequence GTGGTAGCTGTCAAGGATTCGCCTGCGGGGAAGTCCGCGTTTGATAGGGACTGGACCAGCGGCAGTATCGTTCGTAATCTCCTGAGCCTATCCTGGCCCATGGTGCTCAATGAGAGCCTCTGGGTCATTGGTATGACCGTTGACCTGATCTGGGTGGGTCAGCTTGGGCCAGCCTCTATTGCCGGGGTGGGCGTTGCCGGTATGGTGGTCTGGATGCTGATGGTGGCCAGGTGGGGACTCAGTACCGGTACCAGGGCCATGGTTGCCCGTTTTGTGGGAGCCGGCGATGCCGCCGGGGCTAACCATGTCGCCGGGCAAGCCTTCGCTATCAGCGCTGTCTATGCCGTGGTGGTCACTTCGGTAGGCATATTTCTTACCGAGCCGATACTGATGCTGTTTAACCTGGAAGCGGCGGTGGTTTCAGAAGGGGCCGCCTACATGCGGATACAATTGATCGGCTCACTGGCGATGTCCTTATGGATGATGGGAGAGGCCATCATGCAGGCGTCAGGGGATGCATTAAGGCCGATGAAGATAACTATGGCCGCCCGTGGCCTTCACCTGATTCTGGACCCCTTTCTCATTCTCGGCTGGTGGATATTCCCCCGCATGGGCGTCAGCGGAGCGGCGACGGCTAATCTCATCGCCTACGTTCTGGGGATGGTACTGACCCTCTGGATACTCTTCAGCGGGCGGTCACGGCTGCGGCTTACCCTTAGAGGTTTCCGCTTTGAGGCCGGTATCATCTGGCGCATTGTCAAGATTGGTGTTCCCGCTTCCATTATGGGGATGGCGCGTACTTTTGGCCGTATGATGCTTTTGCGGTTGGTGACGCCGTTTGGGACACTGGCGGTGGCGGCGCATATTCTGGCTGAGAGGATAGAGATGTTTTTATATCTGCCCGGCTGGGGGTTGGGGATGGCTGGCGGGGTACTGGTGGGGCAGAACCTGGGCGCCGGCCAGCCGGAGCGGGCCGAGAAGAGCGGCTGGCTGGCCGCCGGGTTGATGGAAGGGTTTATCATTTTCTTAGCCCTGGCAGTGATGCTGCGGGCGGAAAGTATCATCAGCATTTTCAATACTGACCCCGACTTTGTGGCCATGGCCAGCAGCTTCATCAGGATAGAGGCGCTGGGCTACCTGGTGCTGGGGTTTGTGGCTGTACTGCAGATGACTATTTCCGGGTCTGGCGACACACTACCGCCGATGCTGATTAGCCTGCTTATGATCTGGGTGGTACAGGTTCCCCTGTCAGTTCTGCTCCCACGGGTTGATGAGCTTGGCGTCTACGGAATACGGTGGGCGATAGTGGCTGGGAATCTGGCCGGGGCGGTGGCTTATACAGCCTATTTCCGGCTGGGCAGATGGAAGCGTAAAAAGGTGTAA